The proteins below come from a single Hemitrygon akajei chromosome 2, sHemAka1.3, whole genome shotgun sequence genomic window:
- the LOC140719447 gene encoding zinc-binding protein A33-like — protein MASRGQVDSWSEEAICPICLDFFSDPVSLECGHNFCGSCITQCWESAKTNSCPECREVFADGKLRPSRVLARLAEKARKLNLNPKEKESKLHCEEHGEELKLFCETDEKLICVICAASQEHREHRFLTIKEGFEICKDRVKWFLDSLTKKKSDFGKIEQQQKENISRVREQSHSLQSHITSQFAELHQILTEKEQRLLRDLRKEEERILNPMEKNLQEIQEKLHSIQEEISKLQEQMDQQDNVIFLMEKVLQKRRIKDDVQELSVNDEVLSVAKLDHPYLLNRALRKTLDAINQDSITLDVETANPELEVTDDRKSVRLTETRRDLPDTGERFRVWGCVLGSEGFTSGRHFWEVEVAKNRFWSLGVAAESVDRWGGVGLRPETGFWIIGRIDDMISVPTSPEIHLPAGPIPGRVGVYLSYESGTVSFYNAKTKSHLHTFTGNKFTEKLYPFFRTWDKNQWLRICSGSASGL, from the exons atggcttcgagaGGCCAGGTCGACAGTTGGagcgaggaggcaatttgtcccatctgcctggatttcttctccgatccggtgtcactggagtgtggTCACAATTTCTGCGGCTCCTGTATCACACAATGTTGGGAAAGTGCGAAAacaaactcctgcccggaatgtagagaggtgtttgcagACGGTAAACTCAGGCCGAGTCGGGTCCTAGCAAgactggctgaaaaagctcgaaaactaaacctgaatccgaaagaaaaggaaagtaaacttcactgcgaggaacatggggaagaactgaagctgttttgtgaaaccgACGAGAAACTGATCTGTGTGATTTGTGCAGCTTcccaggaacacagagagcaccgcttcctGACGATTAAAGAGGGCTTCGAAATTTGCAAG GATCGAGTCAAATGgttcttagactctctcacaaagaAGAAATCAGACTTCGGGAAAAttgagcagcaacagaaagaaaaCATTTCCAGAGTCCGG gaacagtcacacagccttcagtcccacatcacatcccagtttgctgaactgcaccagattctcactgagaaagagcaacgCTTACTCCGAGATCTCAGgaaagaagaggagaggattctaaatccaatggagaaaaatcttcaggAGATTCAAGAGAAGTTACATTCTATccaggaggaaatctcaaagttacaggaacagatggatcagcaAGACAATGTGATATTTCTCATG gagaaaGTTCTTCAGAAGAGAAG GATTAAGgatgatgtccaggaattgtcagtgaacGATGAGGTCTTATCGGTTGCAAAACTTGATCACCCTTATTTGTTGAACAGAGCTCTGAGaaaaacacttgatgccattaatcaAG ACTCtatcaccctggatgtggaaacggcgaatccggaGCTCGAAGTGACTGatgatcggaagagtgtgagattgaCCGAGAcccggagggatctccctgacactgGAGAGCGGTTCAGAGTCTGGGGTTGTGTGCTGGGAtcagagggattcacatcggggagacatttcTGGGAAGTGGAGGTGGCGAAGAATCGGTTCTGGAGTCTGGGAGTTGCCGCTGAGTCTGTAGATAGATGGGGAGGTGTTGGGCTGAGACCGGAGACTGGATTCTGGATCATCGGCCGGATTGATGACATGATCAGTGTTCCCACCTCCCCTGAAATCCATCTCCCTGCTGGTCCCATCcctgggagggtgggagtttatctcagttacgaatccgggacagtttcattttacaacgcgaagaccaagtcccatctccacaccttcactgggaataaattcacagaAAAACTTTATCCATTTTTCAGGACCTGGGAtaaaaaccagtggctgagaatctgctctggTTCTGCTTCAGGTCTGTAA